A section of the Pseudanabaena mucicola str. Chao 1806 genome encodes:
- a CDS encoding sulfite exporter TauE/SafE family protein: protein MDYTQLSLISFAIALVAFLYSSVGHGGASGYIAVMALCGFASELIKPTALVLNILVASIGTFQFWRAGYFSWNLFWPFALLSVPAAFVGGFMHLPPSIFKPMIGFVLLFSAVRLFFRSSDPLEVSPPSKLISFGVGTGIGLLSGLTGTGGGIFLTPLLLFRRWAHTRSAAAVSALFILVNSVAGLVGYFSSGQSIPSFAWVLALPAIVGGMFGSQLGSHCFPVRTVSMLLSLVLILAGSKLIFTR, encoded by the coding sequence ATGGATTACACCCAGCTTTCTCTCATCTCGTTCGCCATCGCATTGGTCGCATTCCTTTACTCGTCCGTTGGTCATGGTGGTGCGTCGGGATACATCGCCGTGATGGCACTGTGCGGATTCGCCTCCGAACTCATCAAGCCGACTGCACTCGTCCTTAACATCTTGGTCGCATCTATTGGCACGTTTCAGTTTTGGCGGGCGGGATATTTCTCTTGGAATCTGTTTTGGCCGTTCGCGTTGCTCTCTGTGCCTGCGGCGTTTGTCGGCGGCTTTATGCACCTGCCTCCATCCATCTTCAAGCCGATGATCGGGTTTGTTCTGCTTTTCTCGGCTGTCCGCCTGTTCTTTCGCAGCAGCGACCCGCTTGAGGTTTCACCGCCGTCCAAGCTGATATCGTTTGGAGTGGGAACGGGCATCGGGTTATTATCAGGGCTTACAGGCACTGGTGGTGGGATTTTTCTCACGCCGCTCTTGCTATTCCGTCGGTGGGCACACACGCGATCGGCTGCGGCAGTTTCAGCATTGTTCATCCTTGTGAATTCGGTTGCTGGGCTAGTCGGTTATTTTAGTAGTGGTCAGTCCATCCCTTCGTTTGCGTGGGTGTTGGCGTTACCTGCGATTGTGGGTGGCATGTTCGGTTCGCAATTAGGTAGCCACTGTTTTCCAGTTCGCACCGTCTCGATGCTTTTGTCATTAGTTCTCATCCTCGCAGGCTCAAAGTTGATTTTCACCAGATGA